One window of Caldilineales bacterium genomic DNA carries:
- a CDS encoding MFS transporter yields the protein MAKLPPPPPALPPTHQPARPSRWPQTFRSLRHRNYRLWFFGQGLSLIGTWMQTVAQQVLLYRLTGSAAALGLASFIGLIPLAPLALWGGSMADRFPKRRVLLITQAAMLAQALALAVLTFSDAVQVWQVYVLTLALGAVQAIDIPVRLAFTSEMVDATGDQRASREDLTNAIGLNAAIFNAARAVGPALAGLTVAAVGESAAFFMNGLSFIPVIVSLLLMRGLPAAERSSLGAGGVAHHTAAGVRFVIQQRTLLILVSLVAVSALLAMPFNTLMPVFASETLNQSAQPVVEALCSRWLSCQTPAALPLGMLLSVVGVGALVGALSVASLPAQARRGRMLTIGNLVFPLILLAFALTDSFALALLLMFGAGVSFVWQNALANTLIQIHTPDRLRGRVLSLYSFTFQGMMRVGSLQAGFMADRLGAGLALGMGAAVALVYGLYMAVRYPAVRELA from the coding sequence ATGGCCAAACTCCCTCCTCCCCCGCCTGCCTTGCCGCCCACCCACCAGCCTGCCCGACCTTCCCGCTGGCCGCAGACCTTTCGCTCGCTGCGGCACCGCAACTACCGGCTGTGGTTCTTCGGCCAGGGACTTTCGCTCATCGGCACCTGGATGCAGACCGTGGCCCAGCAGGTGCTCCTCTATCGCCTGACCGGTTCTGCCGCCGCCCTCGGTCTGGCCAGCTTCATCGGCCTCATCCCCCTGGCGCCGCTGGCGCTGTGGGGCGGGTCGATGGCCGACCGCTTCCCCAAACGCCGGGTGTTGCTGATCACCCAGGCGGCCATGCTGGCCCAGGCGCTGGCGCTGGCCGTGCTGACCTTCAGCGATGCCGTGCAGGTGTGGCAGGTGTATGTGCTGACGCTGGCCCTGGGTGCGGTGCAGGCCATCGATATCCCCGTGCGGTTGGCCTTTACCTCCGAGATGGTGGATGCCACGGGGGATCAGCGAGCGAGCCGGGAGGATCTGACCAACGCCATCGGCCTGAATGCGGCCATCTTCAACGCTGCCCGGGCAGTGGGGCCGGCCCTGGCCGGCCTGACCGTGGCGGCGGTGGGCGAGAGCGCGGCCTTCTTCATGAATGGGCTGAGTTTCATCCCCGTCATCGTCAGCCTGCTGTTGATGCGCGGGCTGCCTGCCGCCGAACGAAGCTCGCTTGGCGCCGGCGGCGTCGCTCATCACACGGCGGCCGGGGTTCGGTTCGTCATCCAGCAGCGCACCCTGTTGATCCTGGTCAGTCTGGTGGCGGTCAGCGCCCTGCTGGCCATGCCCTTCAACACACTCATGCCCGTTTTCGCCAGCGAAACCCTCAACCAATCGGCCCAACCGGTGGTGGAGGCGCTTTGTTCGCGCTGGTTAAGCTGCCAGACGCCCGCCGCCCTGCCGCTGGGGATGTTGCTTTCGGTGGTGGGGGTGGGGGCGCTGGTGGGGGCGCTTTCGGTGGCCTCGTTGCCAGCCCAGGCCCGCCGCGGGCGCATGCTCACCATCGGCAACCTGGTCTTTCCGCTCATCCTGCTCGCCTTTGCGCTGACCGATTCCTTTGCGCTGGCGCTGCTGTTGATGTTCGGCGCCGGCGTCAGTTTCGTCTGGCAGAATGCGCTGGCGAACACGCTGATCCAGATCCACACGCCCGACCGCTTGCGCGGGCGCGTGCTCAGCCTTTATTCGTTCACGTTTCAGGGGATGATGCGGGTGGGGAGTTTGCAGGCCGGGTTCATGGCCGACCGCCTGGGCGCAGGGCTGGCGCTGGGGATGGGCGCGGCCGTGGCCCTGGTCTATGGCCTCTACATGGCTGTCCGCTATCCGGCGGTGCGCGAGTTGGCGTGA
- a CDS encoding HNH endonuclease produces MSDSYIPAGLRRLVIERAGNRCEYCLMPERFTFARHEIDHVVAVKHGGRTAADNLALSCTLCNKLKGSDISTIDPATGLMAPLFHPRLNQWSDHFRLDGARIEPQTATGRATTRLLQFNRADRIAERELLILAGVLRP; encoded by the coding sequence ATGAGCGACTCGTACATCCCGGCAGGGTTGCGGCGATTGGTGATCGAACGGGCGGGGAATCGTTGCGAATATTGTCTCATGCCGGAAAGGTTCACCTTCGCCCGACACGAGATCGATCATGTTGTGGCTGTGAAACATGGCGGCAGAACTGCCGCGGACAACCTTGCGCTGTCGTGCACGCTATGCAACAAGCTCAAGGGGAGCGACATCAGCACTATCGATCCTGCAACCGGCTTGATGGCCCCTCTCTTTCATCCGCGCCTGAATCAATGGTCCGATCATTTTCGACTGGACGGCGCACGGATCGAGCCGCAGACCGCCACCGGGCGTGCAACCACCCGCCTGCTTCAATTCAATCGCGCGGATCGTATCGCCGAGCGCGAGTTGCTCATCTTGGCCGGGGTGCTGAGGCCGTAG
- a CDS encoding response regulator, with the protein MPYKVFFVEDEIVAREGIRDNVDWKAHGFEFCGEAPDGEMALPLLQALRPDILITDIRMPFMDGLELSRIVRERLPKTKVIILSGHDEFEYAQQAIKLGVSEYMLKPVSVQDLHLVLQKVAAELDRERIEQVALQRLREQAEESRAALKERFLLRLLTGVASSAEAIEKSGMLGIDLIARCYLVVLIRIEPAQSAETFDFQRCQRVQQMLAGMVEDNPDVFLLTKDMDELVLLMKGNSAENLYEDRELLIARAGPEARRYGCELIVRSGAPQQRITDIQRSFGEATDGIRSASGWHGGAFRFDKSELLKVGKSEIEDYLRSGTVEGLDALFETVVHPLGENALGSPVVRAVIFTDIVMAAAKFVDELGGDVGAMFPELDNLETALTSIGATEQLRSGARDILSRALGFRDRQVSSQYAGVIRQAQDFISRRYMDPELSLNNVAAQVNLSPSHFSAIFSQETGRTFKEYLTETRIKRAKEMLRMTTMKVFEIGYQVGYSDPHYFSHVFHKYTGLTPVEFRLQAQIG; encoded by the coding sequence GTGCCTTACAAGGTCTTTTTCGTCGAAGATGAGATCGTGGCCCGCGAAGGCATCCGCGACAACGTGGACTGGAAAGCCCACGGCTTTGAGTTCTGTGGAGAAGCCCCCGACGGTGAGATGGCGCTGCCGCTGCTACAGGCGCTCAGACCCGATATCCTGATCACCGACATCCGCATGCCGTTCATGGATGGCCTGGAACTCAGCCGGATCGTCCGCGAGCGCCTGCCCAAGACCAAGGTCATCATCCTCAGCGGCCACGATGAGTTTGAGTACGCGCAGCAAGCGATCAAGCTGGGGGTATCGGAATATATGCTCAAACCGGTCTCGGTGCAGGACTTGCACCTGGTGTTGCAAAAGGTGGCAGCAGAACTGGACCGGGAGCGGATCGAGCAGGTGGCCTTGCAAAGGCTGCGCGAGCAGGCCGAGGAAAGCCGGGCCGCGCTCAAAGAGCGTTTTCTGCTCAGGCTACTCACCGGGGTCGCCTCTTCCGCCGAGGCCATCGAGAAAAGCGGGATGCTCGGCATCGACCTGATCGCCCGCTGTTACCTTGTCGTCCTGATCAGGATCGAACCTGCGCAAAGCGCGGAAACGTTCGACTTTCAGCGCTGCCAGCGTGTGCAGCAGATGCTGGCGGGCATGGTCGAGGACAATCCGGATGTCTTCTTGTTGACAAAGGATATGGATGAGCTGGTGCTCCTGATGAAGGGGAACTCGGCCGAGAATCTGTATGAAGACAGAGAGCTGCTCATCGCGCGCGCCGGGCCCGAAGCGCGTCGTTACGGCTGTGAGTTGATTGTCAGGTCGGGCGCGCCCCAGCAACGGATCACGGATATCCAGCGGTCTTTCGGCGAAGCGACTGATGGCATCCGATCCGCCTCCGGCTGGCACGGCGGCGCCTTCAGATTCGACAAGTCCGAGCTGCTCAAAGTCGGCAAGTCCGAGATCGAAGACTATCTGCGATCGGGAACAGTGGAGGGTTTGGATGCCTTGTTCGAAACCGTGGTGCATCCCTTGGGTGAAAATGCGCTCGGGTCGCCCGTCGTCAGGGCCGTCATCTTCACCGACATCGTCATGGCAGCCGCGAAGTTCGTGGATGAACTCGGCGGAGACGTTGGCGCCATGTTCCCGGAACTGGACAACCTGGAAACCGCTCTGACCAGCATCGGCGCCACAGAGCAGTTGCGGTCCGGCGCCCGTGACATCTTGAGCCGGGCGCTGGGGTTCAGAGACCGCCAGGTATCCAGCCAATACGCCGGCGTCATCAGGCAGGCGCAAGACTTTATCTCCCGCCGGTACATGGACCCCGAATTGTCTCTCAACAACGTGGCTGCCCAGGTAAACCTCAGCCCCTCCCATTTCAGCGCCATCTTTAGCCAGGAAACCGGCCGTACGTTCAAGGAATACTTGACCGAAACCCGGATCAAAAGGGCCAAGGAAATGCTGCGGATGACGACGATGAAGGTGTTCGAGATCGGTTACCAGGTCGGATACAGCGACCCGCACTATTTCAGCCATGTTTTCCATAAATACACCGGTCTGACGCCCGTTGAGTTCAGGTTGCAGGCTCAGATAGGGTAG
- a CDS encoding sensor histidine kinase, with amino-acid sequence MPMYLSVRTKILLSLCIVILIMSVTNVALVLQVLSYGRQYDAIIANITTANSISGHIKPEIDTEMWRIVAGKIDFDAGKQYDIINDVNAKVQQMTANTTSPRARIKLEGILRTMLTLTQDVNRMGQQIAAGSTTAENEAVLEDIRFVSDVVEQVVQDYALFEVQRTSNQYQQIRAGFTRWGILYSVLMAGAIVFSVLAAWRISRSIYIPIQKLHDMTSTITKNDLQALVTHDNVDEITELGISFNIMVGRIRDLLDAKVREQENLKKAELRALQAQINPHFLYNTLDAIIWMAESKRTDDVIEIVRALSNFFRISLSKGRDWITIGEEIERTRSYLTIQKMRYHDIVDYQIEQDDGVAGYSVLKLILQPLVENALYHGVKNKRRGGTIVVRAKPWNENDILLQVEDNGIGFTPERLAHLQAELNDESGEIKLESGFGIGNVHKRIRLYYGKQYGVSIQSEYQVGTCVSILIPARCGEVEGDGP; translated from the coding sequence ATGCCAATGTATCTGTCCGTGCGGACGAAAATCCTGCTTTCACTGTGCATCGTGATCTTGATCATGAGCGTCACCAATGTCGCCCTGGTGTTGCAGGTATTGAGCTACGGCCGCCAGTATGACGCCATCATCGCCAACATCACCACGGCCAACAGCATCAGCGGGCATATCAAACCTGAGATCGATACGGAAATGTGGCGGATCGTGGCCGGCAAGATCGACTTCGACGCCGGCAAACAGTACGACATCATCAACGATGTGAATGCCAAGGTGCAACAGATGACGGCCAACACCACCTCGCCGCGGGCCAGGATCAAGCTAGAAGGAATCTTGAGGACCATGTTGACACTTACACAGGATGTCAACCGGATGGGCCAGCAGATCGCGGCCGGCAGCACTACGGCCGAGAATGAGGCAGTGTTGGAGGACATTCGCTTTGTCTCCGACGTGGTGGAACAGGTGGTGCAGGATTACGCCCTGTTCGAAGTGCAGCGAACCAGCAACCAGTATCAGCAAATCCGGGCCGGTTTCACACGTTGGGGCATCCTCTATTCCGTGCTGATGGCCGGCGCCATCGTCTTTTCGGTGCTGGCCGCCTGGCGTATTTCCAGAAGCATCTACATCCCGATTCAGAAGCTTCATGATATGACCAGCACCATCACCAAGAATGACTTGCAGGCGCTGGTGACGCACGACAACGTCGATGAGATCACCGAACTGGGCATCAGCTTCAATATCATGGTCGGCAGAATCAGAGATCTGCTCGATGCGAAGGTCAGGGAACAGGAGAACCTGAAAAAAGCCGAGTTGCGGGCCTTGCAAGCGCAGATCAATCCCCACTTTCTCTATAACACGTTGGACGCCATCATTTGGATGGCAGAGTCGAAGCGAACGGACGATGTGATCGAGATCGTCAGGGCGTTGTCGAATTTCTTCAGGATCAGTCTCAGCAAGGGCAGAGATTGGATCACCATTGGCGAGGAAATCGAACGAACCCGCAGCTATCTGACCATTCAGAAGATGCGTTATCACGATATTGTGGATTATCAGATCGAACAAGACGACGGCGTAGCAGGCTATAGCGTCCTGAAATTGATCCTGCAACCGTTGGTCGAGAATGCACTGTATCACGGTGTCAAGAACAAACGGCGGGGCGGAACGATCGTGGTGCGAGCCAAACCGTGGAACGAGAACGACATTCTGCTCCAGGTCGAGGACAACGGTATCGGCTTTACCCCGGAGAGGTTGGCGCACCTACAGGCGGAACTCAATGACGAATCCGGGGAAATCAAACTGGAAAGCGGGTTTGGCATAGGCAATGTCCACAAACGAATCCGCCTCTATTATGGCAAGCAGTACGGGGTTTCGATTCAGAGCGAGTATCAGGTAGGCACATGCGTATCGATCCTCATTCCAGCACGTTGCGGTGAAGTGGAAGGAGACGGCCCATGA
- a CDS encoding ABC transporter substrate-binding protein, translating into MKRWQLFVRLLMAAMVIGLVGCQGSVPAPPPQPAATIDAKPKKTYADLIVGYVQLGAESEWRSANTASVKEAAEAAGVELRFSDAQQKQENQIKAIRSLIAQRVDVIGVAPLTETGWTEVFQEAKDAGIPIILVDRRADVAPDLYVTLMGSDFMEEGRKAARIMADLTGGEANIVELVGTIDSAPANDRYKGFREVMKDYPGMKIIASRSGDFTVAQGREVMEAFLQEHGDAITAVYAHNDDMALGAIKAIEAHGLRPGIDIKIVSVDAARGAFEAMVAGKLNATVECNPLLGPEFIETALKVVNGETVPKWLPSEEGVFFPDDAAEILPTRTY; encoded by the coding sequence ATGAAGCGGTGGCAACTCTTTGTTCGGCTGCTGATGGCCGCAATGGTGATCGGTTTGGTAGGGTGCCAGGGCAGCGTCCCCGCTCCGCCCCCACAACCTGCTGCCACGATCGACGCCAAACCCAAGAAAACCTATGCCGACCTCATCGTTGGCTACGTGCAGCTCGGCGCCGAAAGCGAGTGGCGTTCCGCCAACACGGCTTCGGTCAAGGAGGCGGCGGAAGCGGCAGGGGTCGAGCTACGATTCTCGGACGCGCAGCAGAAGCAGGAAAACCAAATCAAGGCCATCCGTTCGCTGATTGCCCAAAGGGTGGATGTGATCGGGGTGGCGCCGTTGACTGAGACAGGCTGGACGGAAGTTTTTCAAGAAGCCAAGGATGCCGGCATTCCGATCATCCTCGTCGACCGTCGCGCCGATGTCGCACCCGACCTTTATGTAACACTGATGGGGTCTGACTTTATGGAAGAAGGTCGCAAAGCTGCCCGCATTATGGCGGATCTGACTGGCGGCGAGGCCAACATTGTCGAACTGGTGGGTACGATCGATTCTGCGCCCGCCAACGACCGCTATAAGGGTTTCAGAGAGGTGATGAAGGACTATCCGGGCATGAAGATCATCGCTTCGCGCAGCGGCGATTTCACCGTCGCCCAGGGCAGAGAAGTCATGGAAGCATTTTTGCAGGAGCATGGCGATGCCATTACTGCCGTCTATGCCCACAACGACGACATGGCGCTGGGAGCGATCAAGGCGATCGAAGCGCACGGGCTACGACCGGGCATCGACATCAAGATCGTCTCGGTCGATGCAGCCCGTGGAGCCTTCGAGGCGATGGTCGCTGGCAAGTTGAACGCCACGGTTGAGTGCAATCCGTTGCTCGGCCCCGAGTTCATCGAGACAGCCTTGAAGGTGGTCAACGGTGAAACGGTGCCGAAGTGGCTGCCGTCCGAGGAAGGCGTCTTCTTCCCGGACGATGCCGCCGAGATCCTGCCCACGCGCACGTACTGA
- a CDS encoding ABC transporter substrate-binding protein, with protein MKTSAVLFFVTLFLVVSVVAGCAPAGQSQATAAPVVTTKTYADLTLCYPQLGAESDWRTANTASIKETAEKLGIKQLVFSDAQQKQENQIAAVRACIAQKVDVIALPPVVEDGWDAALTEAKNAGIPVIIVDRSVSADPSLYAAHIGSNMVLEGERAAAEFNKMLPNGGAVLELSGTTGSGAAVGRAKGFRNKLNPNIKILDSQTGNFTRAEAVPVMQAFLKKYKPGQDFQGVFIHNDDMGIGAIEALKAAGVNPGDLKIVSVDGTRGGFQAMVDGWFQADVECNPLLGPQVFDMALKLVNGGAVDRETLTNETVYYPDKATDLLPTRQY; from the coding sequence ATGAAGACCTCGGCAGTCTTGTTCTTCGTTACGTTGTTTTTGGTCGTGTCTGTGGTGGCTGGTTGTGCGCCGGCAGGGCAAAGCCAGGCAACTGCGGCCCCTGTCGTCACTACCAAAACCTATGCAGACTTGACGTTGTGCTATCCCCAACTCGGCGCCGAGAGCGACTGGCGCACGGCCAATACGGCCTCGATCAAAGAGACCGCCGAGAAACTGGGGATCAAGCAGTTGGTATTCTCGGATGCGCAGCAGAAGCAAGAGAACCAGATCGCAGCCGTACGCGCCTGCATCGCACAGAAGGTGGACGTGATCGCTCTGCCGCCTGTTGTCGAAGACGGTTGGGATGCCGCCCTCACTGAGGCCAAGAACGCTGGCATCCCGGTGATCATCGTTGACCGCAGCGTGAGCGCCGACCCTTCGCTCTACGCCGCCCACATCGGCTCGAACATGGTGCTGGAAGGTGAGCGCGCCGCCGCCGAGTTCAACAAGATGTTGCCCAATGGCGGGGCCGTGCTCGAACTTTCGGGGACCACCGGTTCGGGCGCAGCGGTTGGCCGGGCCAAGGGCTTCCGCAACAAACTCAACCCCAACATCAAGATCCTCGACTCGCAGACCGGCAACTTCACCCGCGCCGAAGCCGTGCCCGTGATGCAGGCCTTCTTGAAAAAGTACAAGCCAGGTCAGGACTTCCAGGGCGTCTTCATCCACAACGATGACATGGGCATTGGCGCCATCGAGGCCCTCAAGGCCGCCGGCGTCAACCCCGGCGACCTCAAGATCGTGTCTGTGGATGGCACCCGCGGTGGGTTCCAGGCCATGGTCGACGGTTGGTTCCAGGCCGATGTCGAATGCAATCCCCTGCTCGGCCCGCAAGTCTTCGACATGGCCCTGAAGCTGGTGAACGGCGGAGCGGTCGATCGCGAAACTCTGACCAACGAGACCGTGTACTATCCTGACAAGGCCACCGATCTGCTGCCCACCCGCCAGTACTAA
- a CDS encoding sugar ABC transporter ATP-binding protein has protein sequence MTAAEPQTILSMRGITKSFPGVMALEEVDFSLRAGEVHALMGENGAGKSTLIKVLTGVEQPDSGVIELMGKPVQVRSPQHSQKIGISTVYQEVNLCTNLSVAENILLGREPHRFGGIDWRQMNRLAGQAMKRLDIDIDVSRPLGAYSLAIQQMTAIARSLEIASAKILILDEPTSSLDANETKLLFEVIQKLRNEGIGIIFITHFLDQVYRIADRITVLRNGRLVGAYETASLPRVELVAKMLGRSMTDLAAVSESKAKHEQETQLQPLLEAKGLGRAGALDPTDLELNVGEVVGIAGLLGSGRTEMANLLFGVDTPDTGSLMVKGNKVERFSPIHSLRNRIALCPEDRKAQGIVGDLTIRENIILALQARYGWFRYLNIAQQNEVADRYITLLGIVTPSPEQLTKNLSGGNQQKVILARWLATSPQALILDEPTRGIDVGAKAEIQKLVLDLAEEGKSCIFISSELEEVMRISHRIVVMRDHKKAAEYTGDVDAQTIIHTMAGVL, from the coding sequence ATGACCGCCGCCGAACCACAGACTATCCTCAGCATGCGAGGCATCACCAAGTCCTTCCCAGGCGTCATGGCCCTTGAGGAAGTCGACTTTTCTTTGCGGGCAGGTGAAGTGCACGCCCTGATGGGAGAGAATGGGGCGGGGAAATCGACATTGATCAAGGTGTTGACGGGGGTAGAACAGCCTGACTCCGGTGTGATCGAGCTGATGGGCAAACCGGTGCAAGTGCGATCTCCGCAGCATTCACAGAAAATCGGCATCAGCACGGTCTATCAAGAAGTCAACCTGTGCACTAATCTGTCGGTGGCCGAGAACATCCTGTTAGGACGCGAGCCTCATCGCTTCGGCGGCATCGACTGGCGGCAGATGAATCGACTTGCCGGCCAGGCAATGAAGCGACTGGACATCGACATCGATGTCTCGCGCCCACTGGGTGCGTACTCGCTGGCCATCCAGCAAATGACCGCCATCGCCCGCTCGCTGGAGATCGCTTCCGCCAAAATCTTGATCCTGGATGAGCCTACTTCCAGCCTGGACGCCAACGAAACCAAACTCCTGTTCGAGGTGATCCAGAAGCTGCGGAATGAAGGGATCGGCATCATCTTCATCACCCACTTCTTGGATCAGGTGTACCGGATCGCCGATCGGATCACCGTCCTTCGCAACGGCAGGTTAGTGGGCGCCTATGAGACCGCTTCCCTGCCGCGCGTCGAGCTTGTCGCCAAAATGTTGGGCCGCAGCATGACCGATCTGGCGGCGGTATCGGAATCCAAGGCCAAACACGAGCAGGAGACTCAATTGCAGCCGCTGCTCGAAGCCAAAGGGTTGGGGCGCGCAGGCGCCCTCGACCCCACCGACCTGGAGCTGAACGTGGGGGAGGTGGTAGGGATCGCCGGTCTTCTTGGCTCCGGCCGCACCGAAATGGCAAACCTGCTCTTTGGCGTCGATACGCCCGACACAGGCTCGCTCATGGTCAAAGGCAACAAGGTCGAACGCTTTTCGCCGATACACTCGCTTCGCAACCGCATCGCCTTGTGCCCTGAAGACCGGAAGGCGCAAGGCATTGTGGGTGATCTGACGATTCGAGAGAATATCATCCTGGCGTTGCAAGCTCGCTACGGTTGGTTCCGATACCTGAACATTGCCCAACAAAACGAGGTTGCCGACAGGTACATCACGCTGCTGGGAATCGTTACTCCCTCGCCTGAACAATTGACCAAGAACCTGAGCGGCGGCAATCAGCAAAAGGTCATCCTGGCCCGGTGGCTGGCCACCAGCCCACAGGCGCTGATCCTGGACGAACCAACCAGAGGCATCGATGTCGGCGCCAAAGCCGAGATTCAGAAGCTGGTGCTCGATCTGGCCGAGGAGGGCAAGTCCTGCATCTTCATTTCCTCAGAACTGGAAGAAGTGATGCGCATCAGTCACCGCATTGTGGTGATGCGCGACCACAAGAAAGCGGCTGAATATACGGGTGATGTTGACGCACAGACCATCATCCACACCATGGCAGGGGTGCTATGA
- a CDS encoding ABC transporter permease has product MKNSPRLKRMRESRLFLPLGALALILLFDAIYAPSFFRIGIQSGHLYGNLIDVLNNGAPLMLVSIGMTLVIATGGIDLSVGAVIAISAAMGAVLINPALGNRLISNEILTKDATNTPLPIIVLATLAAGTLCGLWNGLLVSRARIQPMVATLILMVAGRGIAQLITNGQIMTIYYTPYFWFGNGYILGLPVSIYIVAFVVLVTWVLVRRTAIGMFIESVGINAKASYYGGVDEKNIKLAVYAFCGLCAAIAGLILSSYVHSADGNNNGLNYELDAILAVVMGGTLLSGGRFSLFASVIGAVVIWTFTLTVYTLGVPANALLAAKAVLVMVVILLYSDFARRLLNRLSERRGTQDGTAS; this is encoded by the coding sequence ATGAAGAACTCTCCGCGACTCAAACGCATGCGTGAAAGCCGGCTGTTCCTGCCGTTGGGCGCGCTGGCGTTGATTCTGCTTTTCGATGCCATCTATGCTCCCAGTTTCTTCAGGATTGGCATCCAAAGCGGGCACCTGTATGGCAACCTCATCGATGTGCTCAACAATGGCGCCCCGCTCATGCTGGTGTCCATTGGTATGACTCTGGTGATTGCCACCGGGGGGATCGATCTGTCGGTGGGCGCGGTGATTGCGATCTCGGCGGCGATGGGGGCGGTGTTGATCAACCCGGCCCTGGGCAACAGACTGATCAGCAATGAAATCCTGACCAAAGATGCCACCAACACACCTCTGCCGATCATCGTTCTGGCCACCTTGGCGGCAGGGACATTGTGTGGACTCTGGAACGGGCTTCTAGTCTCAAGGGCCAGGATCCAACCGATGGTGGCGACGTTGATCTTGATGGTGGCTGGCCGTGGCATTGCCCAACTCATCACCAATGGGCAAATCATGACCATCTACTACACGCCCTATTTCTGGTTTGGCAACGGTTATATCTTAGGTTTGCCTGTTTCGATCTACATTGTCGCGTTTGTGGTTCTCGTGACCTGGGTATTGGTGCGCAGGACGGCGATCGGTATGTTCATCGAGTCGGTGGGAATCAACGCTAAGGCATCCTACTACGGCGGTGTGGACGAGAAGAACATCAAATTGGCGGTCTACGCCTTTTGCGGCCTGTGTGCAGCTATTGCTGGTTTGATCCTCAGTTCCTATGTCCACAGCGCCGATGGCAACAACAACGGCCTAAACTATGAGTTGGATGCCATTCTCGCGGTGGTCATGGGTGGAACGCTGTTGTCAGGTGGACGATTTTCCTTGTTCGCCAGTGTGATCGGCGCCGTGGTCATTTGGACTTTCACCCTGACGGTGTACACGCTGGGGGTGCCTGCGAATGCTCTGCTGGCCGCGAAGGCGGTGCTGGTCATGGTTGTCATCCTCCTTTATTCCGACTTTGCGCGACGACTGTTGAACAGGCTATCCGAGAGGAGAGGTACCCAAGATGGTACGGCGTCTTAA